From the Hevea brasiliensis isolate MT/VB/25A 57/8 chromosome 13, ASM3005281v1, whole genome shotgun sequence genome, the window GGTCTTAATTTTTTATAGCTTATTTTTAAAAAACtgttttatttattgaattttcttGTTGTACATGCAGAAATATTTTAGTTTGTACAATGTATATCTATTCaaacaaaaataaatatattttaaaaaacataaactctaatatttgaaaataaaataaatatttattaaaatcttaAACTCTAAAAACCATATACTCTaatattaaatgtaaaaatattaaactactgaaaataaaaagaaatatttggaaaaaaaataaattgtgaattatgttCATAATATTGAATAAAAGGCTAACTAGAATCTGATTATTTAATGCATTTAACCACAGTAGTGGAAGTAAgttagaaaaaataataaaataattttatagtgGAGGTTTATAGTGGAGGATGAGCCCACTACACTAGTGCTCGGTGAAaaccaaaatgaaaatttacttTTACTTGTTTATGCTTTGCCGTTTTCCATTTTAAAAACGAAAGCGAGATTAGCAAACATTATTTGGAAACTCAACATCCAAtcgaataaatttttatttaaaaaaaaaataatgtaaaatAAACAATTCCAAACGCAATcttaactaattatttttttttatcatttttataattattatcaagtaaataaataaaatttttattgaatcaaatacttattattactatttttaagttataattagatttattttagttatattgtttattaatattttctgtttaaatatttgaattttttttcatttgttgagctttaaagataaaataatgaaaaatatgagaattaaaattattataaagagaaagataaaaaaaattaaaatagcaaTATTATGTatgttatataatatattttaatatatttaattattattatattttttgtcaataaaaaaatttttaaattgatgaaaataatattaaaaaattaataaaataaaatagattacCTAAAAATAACGACaatatatgaataaaaatatttaatttatcaatagatgagtttaattattttaattaaatttatttttaaaattgaaaaccACATAAAAAGAGtatgattaaattaataaaattaaaaagttgattaaaattaataattcgcataatttttttttcatttaatcttaaaaatattaccaaaattttattttttttttcaaatgatttTAGTACCATATCAATGAAGAAACCCATTAGTTATAAgatttctaatttaattaattcttaaaaaaatataatggACATGGACATTTATCAACGGTTGGGTTGGCTTTATGATACTACTAGCTTTatgtatttaaatatatatatatatatatatatatatatatatatatatatatataattaataaattttaatgtaatgTAATTATAATCATTTTCAtagctataaaattttaaatttaattttcaattaaattggaattaataaaaaaaatgatacaTAGTAACttcatgcaaaaaaaaaaaaaaaaattggtggTGTTAACTGTTAAGATATCAAAAtccaataattataaaatatatataaacaatTAATAATCCAACTTTATTTCCAATACACGGCCACTAAAGACGAAAAAAGCCAGCTGACCTAATATTCTTTCCGCAAGCCACTTATTACAGTATATGTTAATTGAACTCTCTACTCTTTAGGCTAGATATTACGGCAAGCAACCAAAACATATTTCTATGACAAGCAACTAAGCCCATGTAGGGTTCCAGCTCATTCAAGCAATGGATGGAAGAAAGTGACATCCACCCAGGCGCCAAGCAACCCAATacctaatttaaaattaaaaaaaaaaaatgaaatttaaactaCAATAGTGCAGGACTGGACCTACAAGCCTTTGGAGCATCAGCATGAGCAGAGCAGAGCTCTGAAGATCATGACCGTAGAAATCTAGGACAAAGTTAGCTTTTCTAGACGTGTAAGGATCTTGCCACAGCACCCATCATCGAAGGAAGGGTAATGGTTAAACTCATATATGGTTCCCAATTGTCCAAGTTCAATGAAAATGAACATTTAACAGCACCATGAGTTAAGACACGCTCACATTTTAAGCATGAATTTCACTGCTGCACTCTACAAGTATTTTACATCGCATTTGGTCCgtataaatcaaattaattacACTGCAGCACTTCACTTCATATTTAGTGGACATTACTattggcatttttttttttttaattcataataggcTGAATGGAAGTAATGTCAACTTCAGCAGCCACATAGGTCTCAACGACCTAATCGAGCTTCTTTCAATGGCCTCATTAATTTTCGATCAAATTCGTTAAAGTGATGGTGGGAAGAACGCAAAAGCAAATAAAAGCAGGATTTTTGCTGTGAATTACAGTattaataagaaataaataaatcatgTGCGTAATTTTTTCCTAATCAAGTTTAACACTGTGGAGTTTTTTGACTGGTGGAACCTTTCCATGGCTGATTTTGCACTGTTTATCAATGGAGAGCGGCCAAGCCCAATCTTATCCAATGGCGAGCCAACATCCTGCACCAGTGTGAACGGTGTAAGATTATTGATTATGGAAGCACTAAAATTGTCATTAAATTTGCACCGTCATGCCCCAAATTTCAAAGCCGAGTATCGAATCTTTTCTTCAACACCCTTCAATCATGCACTTCATTTCTTAAAGAAGCAATCCTCTGTTTAATTCTCTTCAGGAAACCCAAAATCTCCTTCAATGGAAACCAAAACACTTCATTTTCTGTCTCTAATTATAATCTCTCTTATCTCTTCATCCACCTCTTACTCCCCCACAGATAATTACCTTCTCAACTGTGGCTCAGCCACCAACACTTCGCTCTATAACCGAGTCTTTGTATCCGATGCTTCTAGAACAGGTTCGTTTTTTCTCTCAGCAGACCGCTCCATTTCCCTCGCTGACCAAAACCCATCTCCAAATTCGCCCGCTTTGTACCATACAGCGAGAGTTTTCACCACTCCTTCGAGCTACAAATTCAACATCAAGAAGAATGGGACTCACTTGGTACGTTTTCATTTCTCGCCATTTGCAGCTCGAGGTTTTAATTTATCAACTGCAAAATTTAGTGTTCTTGTTAACGGTAATGTGATGTTGAATGATTTTAGTACCCAAGTTGTCGTGCTTAAGGAGTATATAATAAAAGCAAATgataaaatgctggaaattttgTTGAGACCTGTGGCTGAGTCAGGTTTTGGATTTATTAGTGCTATCGAAGTGTTTTCGGCTCCCAAAGACTTTATCGTTGATTATGGAGCCAAGCTGGTTAGTGCTGATGGAATTGAAGAGTACCAGAATCTTTCGTTGCATGTTTTAGAGACAATTCACAGGATTAATGTGGGAGGTTCGAAATTGACAGCTTTTAATGATACTTTGTGGAGAACGTGGATCCCTGATGATGATTTTCTTGTTTTGAAAACTGCTGCTAAACGTGTAGCTACTACTCATACTCCTAATTATCAGAGTGGAGGTGCCAGCCCAGAGATTGCGCCAGATAATGTGTATATGACTGCACAGCAGATGAATAAGGATAACGCAACCTTAGGGGCAAGATTCAACATCACATGGGATTTTCCAGTGGGTTCGAGTGGTGTTCGACACTTGGTTCGCTTGCATTTTTGTGATATTGTTAGTACTTCACTTAACCAGTTGTACTTTGATGTATATGTGAATGACCTCTCTGCTTACAAGGATCTTGATCTATCTACGCTTACATTCCACATGCTTTCATCTCCAGTCTACTTAGACCTTATCGCAGATTCTGATGATCTGGGGACTATGCGTGTGAGTGTTGGACCCTCGGATATAAGCACTTCTTTGAAAATCAATGCTATTTTGAATGGTGTAGAGATCATGAAGATGGTAAATGTTCTTGATTCACAGACCGGATATAAAAAGAGACGAATTTGGATTGTGTTAGGTTCAATTTTCGGAGgccttcttgtattttctttggtTGTTCTTGCTGTTGTGCTTCTATGTAAATGCAGAAAGCAGAAACCAAAACCAAGACGTGCAGAAAGTGTAGGTTGGACACCCTTACGTGTATATGGAGGCAGTTCTCACACTAGACTGTCTGAAGTGACGGTCAATGCATCTCCTGGTTCAAATGGTTATCACAGCTTGAGGATCCCTATTGCCGACATTCAATTGGCCACTAACAATTTTGATGAAAATCTAA encodes:
- the LOC110643478 gene encoding probable receptor-like protein kinase At5g24010 is translated as METKTLHFLSLIIISLISSSTSYSPTDNYLLNCGSATNTSLYNRVFVSDASRTGSFFLSADRSISLADQNPSPNSPALYHTARVFTTPSSYKFNIKKNGTHLVRFHFSPFAARGFNLSTAKFSVLVNGNVMLNDFSTQVVVLKEYIIKANDKMLEILLRPVAESGFGFISAIEVFSAPKDFIVDYGAKLVSADGIEEYQNLSLHVLETIHRINVGGSKLTAFNDTLWRTWIPDDDFLVLKTAAKRVATTHTPNYQSGGASPEIAPDNVYMTAQQMNKDNATLGARFNITWDFPVGSSGVRHLVRLHFCDIVSTSLNQLYFDVYVNDLSAYKDLDLSTLTFHMLSSPVYLDLIADSDDLGTMRVSVGPSDISTSLKINAILNGVEIMKMVNVLDSQTGYKKRRIWIVLGSIFGGLLVFSLVVLAVVLLCKCRKQKPKPRRAESVGWTPLRVYGGSSHTRLSEVTVNASPGSNGYHSLRIPIADIQLATNNFDENLIIGSGGFGMVYKGVLKDNTKVAVKRGVPGSRQGLPEFQTEIAVLSRIRHRHLVSLIGYCEEQSEMILVYEYMERGPLKNHLYGSGYPTLSWKQRLEICIGAARGLHYLHTGSTQGIIHRDIKSTNILLDQNYVAKVADFGLSRSGPCLNETHVSTGVKGSFGYLDPEYFRRQQLTDKSDVYSFGVVLFEVLCARPAVDPLLAREQVNLAEWAMQWQKKGILEKIVDPHLVGQIKRSSLKKYGETAEKCLADYGVDRPTMGDVLWNLEYVLQLQESGPSREPRVNGNANAQELPSPSMVPQGSSSDDAGAEKDDGNGVSDITTSKVFSQLMTNEGR